A genomic region of Chryseobacterium sp. KACC 21268 contains the following coding sequences:
- a CDS encoding 3-hydroxyacyl-CoA dehydrogenase/enoyl-CoA hydratase family protein: MNRKIKHVTVLGSGVMGSGIACHLAGNGIQVLMLDMPAKDSDNADKKTRNSVAQGHLDSALKSNPSPIYDKSFASRITVGNFEDDLEKIKNSDWVIEVIVERLDIKQSMFEKVDKLRKPGTLITSNTSGIPIHLMSEGRSEDFQKHFCGTHFFNPPRYLKLFEVIPGPKTDKAVVDFFMSYGEKFLGKTTVLCKDTPGFIGNRIGVYSMAKIMELTEEIGLTIEEADSLTGDLLNRPKTGTFKLGDLVGLDTAFNVTKGLQANLKDDEMVQALKDSKTLNHLIENKFLGDKAKKGFYYKEKDAGGNVNRFVLNYETLGYEPTKQPKLPIVKTAKEAGSLKNRLPILLQDQTKAGELIRKHYASLFAYVSQRVPEITDVFYSIDDAMKTGYAWKYGPFENWDFLGIQKGIDLVESEGYKVADWVKEMLASGNESFYKLENGKQLFYNQNTKTYEAIPGLDAFIILDNIRKEKTIWSNSESALIDLGDGILNFEFRSKMNSLGGGVLEGLNKSIDIAEKDYRGLVIGNQSDNFSVGANLAMVMMMAVEQDWYELNMAINLFQQTSMKLRYSSIPVIAAPFGMTLGGGCEFSMHSDKIVAAAETYIGLVEVGVGLIPGGGGTKEFALRALKGALPDDVKTNHLRNYFMNIATAKVATSAHEAKQMGILTDKDIIVVNKDRQIAEAKRQAIVLDELGYTPPVPEKIKVLGKESMGMFYVGTDQMVAGGYASEHDRLIANKIGYVMTGGNLSEPTEVSEQYLLDLEREAFLSLCGERKTLERIQTMLTTGKPLRN; this comes from the coding sequence ATGAACAGAAAAATAAAACACGTTACAGTCCTCGGCTCCGGCGTGATGGGTTCCGGAATAGCCTGTCACTTGGCTGGAAACGGAATTCAGGTATTGATGTTGGATATGCCTGCGAAAGACTCGGATAATGCCGACAAGAAAACGAGAAACAGCGTGGCGCAAGGTCATCTTGACAGCGCTTTGAAAAGCAATCCTTCACCAATCTACGACAAATCCTTCGCTTCCAGAATTACGGTTGGAAACTTCGAAGATGATTTGGAGAAAATCAAAAATTCGGATTGGGTGATTGAGGTGATAGTCGAGAGATTGGACATCAAACAATCGATGTTCGAGAAAGTGGACAAACTTCGCAAACCAGGAACTTTGATTACTTCTAATACTTCAGGAATTCCGATTCATCTGATGTCTGAAGGAAGGTCGGAAGATTTCCAGAAACATTTTTGCGGAACACACTTTTTCAATCCGCCAAGATATTTGAAATTATTTGAAGTAATTCCAGGTCCGAAAACGGATAAAGCTGTTGTGGATTTCTTTATGTCTTACGGCGAAAAATTCCTTGGAAAAACTACGGTTCTTTGTAAAGATACGCCAGGATTTATCGGAAACAGAATCGGTGTTTATTCAATGGCGAAAATTATGGAACTGACCGAGGAAATCGGTTTGACCATTGAAGAAGCGGATTCTTTGACTGGCGATTTGCTGAATCGTCCAAAAACAGGAACTTTCAAATTGGGAGATTTGGTAGGATTGGATACGGCTTTCAACGTGACGAAAGGTCTTCAAGCCAATTTGAAAGACGACGAAATGGTTCAGGCTTTGAAAGATTCCAAGACTTTGAATCATTTAATTGAAAATAAATTCCTTGGCGATAAAGCTAAAAAAGGATTCTATTATAAAGAAAAAGATGCTGGCGGAAATGTCAATCGTTTCGTTTTAAATTATGAAACGCTTGGTTACGAACCGACTAAACAGCCAAAACTTCCAATCGTGAAAACGGCTAAAGAAGCAGGAAGTTTGAAAAACCGTTTGCCAATTTTGTTGCAAGACCAAACCAAAGCTGGCGAATTGATTAGAAAACATTACGCTTCACTTTTCGCTTACGTTTCTCAGCGCGTTCCGGAAATCACCGATGTGTTCTACTCCATCGATGATGCGATGAAAACCGGTTATGCTTGGAAATATGGTCCTTTCGAAAACTGGGATTTCTTGGGAATTCAAAAAGGAATCGATTTGGTTGAAAGTGAAGGTTACAAAGTCGCTGATTGGGTTAAGGAAATGCTGGCTTCCGGAAACGAGTCTTTCTACAAATTGGAAAATGGAAAGCAGTTATTCTACAATCAAAATACAAAAACTTACGAGGCGATTCCAGGTTTGGATGCTTTCATTATTCTTGATAATATCAGAAAAGAAAAAACCATCTGGTCCAATTCCGAGTCTGCGTTAATCGACCTTGGCGACGGAATCCTGAACTTCGAATTCCGTTCAAAAATGAATTCTCTTGGCGGAGGCGTTTTGGAAGGCCTTAATAAATCCATCGACATTGCTGAGAAAGATTACAGAGGTTTGGTTATAGGAAATCAATCCGATAATTTCTCAGTCGGCGCAAACCTCGCGATGGTAATGATGATGGCCGTTGAACAAGATTGGTACGAACTGAATATGGCCATTAACTTGTTCCAACAAACATCGATGAAATTGAGATATTCATCAATTCCAGTTATCGCTGCACCTTTCGGAATGACGCTTGGTGGCGGTTGCGAATTCTCGATGCATTCAGATAAAATTGTTGCAGCGGCAGAAACTTATATTGGACTTGTGGAAGTTGGCGTTGGTTTGATTCCAGGCGGTGGCGGAACAAAGGAGTTTGCCTTAAGAGCTTTAAAAGGCGCACTTCCAGACGATGTTAAAACCAATCATCTTCGAAATTACTTTATGAACATTGCAACCGCAAAAGTGGCAACTTCTGCTCACGAAGCCAAGCAAATGGGAATTTTGACCGACAAAGATATCATCGTTGTCAACAAAGACCGTCAAATTGCAGAAGCAAAACGTCAGGCGATTGTTTTGGACGAACTAGGATATACACCACCGGTTCCAGAAAAAATAAAAGTGCTCGGAAAAGAATCAATGGGAATGTTCTACGTTGGAACAGACCAAATGGTTGCCGGCGGTTACGCCTCAGAGCACGACAGACTGATTGCCAACAAAATCGGCTACGTAATGACCGGTGGAAATCTCTCCGAACCAACAGAAGTTTCCGAACAATATCTTTTGGATTTGGAAAGAGAGGCATTCTTATCATTGTGCGGAGAAAGAAAAACTTTAGAAAGGATTCAAACTATGTTAACAACTGGTAAGCCATTAAGAAATTAA
- a CDS encoding MarR family transcriptional regulator has product MENKNSEKVESVDLMLKSAWLAVSKMYSDQASLHNSTAVQALTLLKIDPKEGTRSTNLGPKMAIEPTSLTRIIKLLEDNGYIYKEKTTTDKREVIIKLTEKGINSRNLSKEVVINFNKKIVERIEPEKFEIFKEVMNDILKIANELNHRK; this is encoded by the coding sequence ATGGAAAACAAAAATTCAGAAAAAGTAGAAAGTGTAGATTTGATGTTAAAGTCAGCTTGGTTGGCTGTTTCGAAGATGTATTCGGACCAGGCGTCCTTGCACAACTCAACTGCTGTACAAGCACTTACACTTTTGAAAATCGACCCAAAAGAAGGAACAAGAAGTACGAATCTTGGTCCAAAAATGGCAATCGAACCTACGTCGTTGACGAGAATCATCAAACTTCTGGAAGACAATGGTTACATCTACAAAGAAAAAACCACAACGGACAAGCGCGAAGTGATTATCAAACTCACGGAAAAGGGCATCAATTCTAGAAATCTCTCCAAAGAAGTGGTCATCAACTTCAACAAAAAAATCGTGGAAAGAATTGAACCAGAGAAATTTGAAATTTTCAAAGAAGTGATGAATGATATTTTGAAAATCGCCAACGAACTTAATCATAGAAAGTAA
- a CDS encoding PDDEXK nuclease domain-containing protein encodes MLANSSLISEIKNIISQSRDNAIRSVDYQRTLMYWHIGQRIFKEEQNGKERAEYGTYLIKYLSEQLQPEFGSGFSRRQLEKYRQFYRVFPIASALRTQLNWTQYKLLTSIDDEHKREYYIAESVKNNWSARQLERQINSSLYERLLLSNDKESVLAIAKGEMIPNEPSQIIKDPMVLEFLGLKKESAYYEKEFEQAIITNLQDFLLELGNGFSFVARQKRIHLEGDDFFIDLVFYNRLMQCFVIFEIKTHKLTHEDLGQLQMYVNYYDRKEKLAHENKTIGILLCAEKNNALVKFTLPEKNESILSSKYQLYLPTESQILEALKIDLDEFNNQKN; translated from the coding sequence ATGTTAGCTAATTCTTCATTAATATCCGAAATCAAAAACATTATTTCTCAATCTAGAGATAATGCGATTCGTTCGGTGGATTATCAGCGAACATTGATGTATTGGCATATCGGGCAAAGAATTTTTAAAGAAGAGCAGAATGGAAAAGAACGTGCAGAATACGGAACTTATCTTATAAAGTATCTTTCTGAGCAACTTCAACCAGAATTTGGAAGTGGGTTTTCTCGTCGGCAATTGGAAAAATACAGACAATTCTATAGAGTCTTCCCAATTGCGTCCGCACTGCGGACGCAATTGAACTGGACTCAATATAAGCTACTTACGTCTATCGATGATGAGCATAAAAGAGAATATTACATCGCCGAATCCGTCAAAAACAATTGGTCTGCACGGCAATTAGAAAGACAAATCAACAGTAGTTTGTATGAGCGGTTGTTGTTGAGCAATGATAAAGAAAGTGTTTTGGCAATCGCGAAAGGCGAAATGATTCCCAACGAGCCTTCCCAAATCATCAAGGACCCAATGGTTTTAGAATTTCTGGGATTGAAAAAAGAATCCGCTTATTACGAAAAAGAATTTGAACAGGCGATTATCACCAACTTACAGGATTTTTTGTTAGAACTTGGAAACGGATTTTCATTTGTCGCGAGACAGAAAAGAATCCATCTGGAAGGCGATGATTTTTTCATTGATTTGGTCTTTTACAACCGACTGATGCAATGTTTTGTCATCTTCGAAATCAAGACCCACAAGTTGACGCACGAGGATTTGGGACAGTTGCAAATGTATGTCAATTACTACGACAGAAAGGAAAAACTGGCTCACGAGAACAAAACCATTGGAATTCTGCTTTGTGCAGAAAAGAATAATGCACTGGTGAAATTTACTTTGCCTGAAAAAAATGAAAGCATTTTGTCCAGCAAATATCAATTGTATCTCCCAACTGAAAGTCAAATTTTAGAAGCTCTCAAAATAGACCTTGATGAATTTAACAATCAAAAAAATTAA
- a CDS encoding acetyl-CoA C-acyltransferase: MEAYIVTGYRTAVGKAPKGSLRFTRPDDMAATVIQHLMKDVPNLDPARIDDLIVGCAMPEAEQGLNVARLISLMGLDTDKVPGLTVNRYCASGSESIAIAAAKIKAGMAECIIAGGAESMSYIPMGGYKPIPDTDLAKKHPDYYWGMGLTAEAVANEFKVSREEQDQFAYNSHQKAMKAIKEGKFENQIVPIDVAYNFLDEKEKIQTKEYAFKQDEGPRADTSVEALAKLRPVFAANGSVTAGNSSQTSDGAAFTMVMSERMVKELNLTPVARLLSYSTVGVPPRIMGIGPMFAIPKALEQAGLKQSDIDLFELNEAFASQSVAILRELNINPEIVNVNGGAIALGHPLGCTGTKLTVQLLDEMKRRNSKYGVVTMCVGTGQGAASVFELL, translated from the coding sequence ATGGAAGCATATATAGTAACAGGATACAGAACAGCAGTTGGTAAAGCGCCGAAAGGTTCTTTGCGTTTTACCCGCCCGGATGATATGGCGGCAACTGTGATACAACATCTGATGAAAGATGTTCCAAATCTTGACCCGGCTCGCATCGACGATTTGATTGTCGGTTGTGCAATGCCGGAAGCAGAACAAGGCCTTAACGTCGCGAGACTGATTTCATTAATGGGACTAGACACTGACAAAGTTCCAGGTCTGACAGTCAACAGATATTGCGCCTCAGGCTCAGAATCGATTGCGATTGCGGCGGCGAAAATCAAAGCAGGAATGGCAGAGTGCATCATCGCTGGTGGCGCAGAAAGTATGTCGTACATCCCGATGGGTGGTTACAAACCGATTCCAGACACGGATTTGGCCAAGAAACATCCCGATTATTATTGGGGAATGGGATTGACAGCCGAAGCGGTTGCCAACGAATTCAAAGTGAGTCGTGAGGAGCAGGACCAATTCGCTTACAACTCGCATCAGAAAGCTATGAAAGCCATCAAAGAAGGAAAATTTGAAAACCAGATTGTTCCAATTGATGTTGCATATAATTTCCTTGACGAAAAGGAAAAAATCCAAACCAAAGAATACGCCTTCAAACAAGATGAAGGTCCAAGAGCTGATACATCGGTGGAAGCTTTGGCGAAACTTCGTCCAGTTTTCGCAGCGAATGGTTCTGTGACGGCTGGTAATTCTTCTCAAACTTCTGACGGCGCCGCTTTTACAATGGTAATGTCAGAAAGAATGGTCAAAGAATTAAATCTAACGCCAGTTGCGAGACTTCTCTCCTATTCGACTGTCGGCGTTCCGCCAAGAATTATGGGAATCGGACCGATGTTCGCTATTCCAAAAGCGTTGGAGCAAGCTGGACTTAAACAATCTGACATCGATTTGTTTGAGTTGAATGAAGCGTTTGCTTCTCAGTCTGTTGCAATCTTAAGAGAACTGAACATCAATCCTGAAATCGTAAACGTAAATGGAGGCGCAATCGCACTTGGACATCCACTGGGTTGTACAGGAACTAAATTGACCGTTCAACTTCTTGACGAAATGAAACGCAGAAACAGCAAATATGGTGTTGTGACAATGTGCGTAGGAACTGGTCAGGGTGCAGCGAGTGTTTTCGAGTTGCTTTAA